The Dyella sp. 2HG41-7 sequence AAATTCCGCGTACTCGGTGCGTTCGAAATTGGGATCGTCCAGGTCCACATCCGCATAGCGATGGCCGGTCGAGGACAAGTTCACCAAGCGACCGCCGTCCTTGATCAGCGATGCGATGCGATTGATCAGCACGAAATGGCCCAGATGATTGGTGCCGAATTGCGTTTCGAATCCGTCTTCGGTCAGGCCGTACGGGCACGCCATCACGCCGGCATTGGCGATGATCGCGTCGAAACGTTCGTCGCGCTCCAGCAAGCGTTCGGCGCAACGGCGCACGCTGGCGAGCGAGGCCAGATCCAGTTCGATCAGTTCCAAACCGCCTTGTCCGCGTGCGTCCGCGCGCACGCCTTTCGTTGCGTTTTCTGCTTTGGCGAGATCGCGCGCTGTGCCGACCACCAAGGTGCCGCGGGCCGCCAGCGCGCGCGCCGTTTCCACGCCCAGGCCGGCCGAAACGCCGGTGACCAGGATGCGTTTGCCGTTGAGATCGATGCCGTCCAGCACCTCGTCCGTCGTCGATGTTGCGCCGAATGATTTGTTCATGATCGCCTCGTTCTGCCGTAAAAATCGTGGGGAAAAGGCCGTCGCCGATGCCCTTTGGGGCAAGGGTTCGCTATGATGGCGACAAACCGGAGGTTAGCTCCGGATATTTTATATGGAGGCATCCTCCGCTTTTCAAGGGGTACCCGTGGCCACCGCCAAAAAGAAGTCCGCCACCTCGCGCAAACCGCGTGCCGACGCCGAACGCAACCGGCTGCATCTCACCGATGTGGCGAAAAAAGCGTTCGCGGAACGCGGCGGCGACGTCACGCTGGATGAAATCGCCAAACGCGCCGGCGTGGGTATCGGCACCTTGTACCGGCACTTCCCCACGCGCGACGCCATGCTTCAGGCGGTTTATCGGCACGAAGTGGAACAGCTCGCCGGCGCGGTCGACGCGCTGCTGAAAACCAAGCCGCCACTCGATGCGTTGCGCGCGTGGCTTCGCTTGTTCGTCGATTATCTCGGCACGAAAAAAATCATTCTTCCCGCGCTCAATGCGGCGACCAGCGACAACTCCGCGTTGTTTGCCTACTCGTCCACGCAGATACGAGAAGCTGCCGATCGCCTGATCGCACGCGCCATCGAGCATGGCGACGTGCGCAAAGACGTTCGACCGATGGATCTTCTCTATGCGGTGTTCGGTTTTTCCAATAGCAACGATCCCGATGATTGGGCGCCACGCGCGTATCGGCTGATCGACATTTTGATCGCGGGTCTTGCAAGCGATTCGCCAGCGGTTGCAAATAAGAAAACAACATCGAGCGGTAAGGCCTGAAACTTCAGGAGAGTGCGTGTATGAAAGTGATTCTCTTCGGCGCAACCGGCATGGTGGGAAAGGGCGTTCTGCGTCAGTGTCTGCTCGATCCCAAGATCGAGGCGGTGCTTTCGATCGGCCGCAAGCCTTCCGGTGTTTCGGATCCGAAATTGCGCGATCTCGTGTGTCCCGACATGTTCGATGCCGACGCGCATGCCGGCCAATTTCACGACTACGATGCGTGTTTCTTTTGCTTGGGCGTGTCGTCGGTAGGCATGAGCGAAGCGGACTATACGCATCTCACCTACGATCTCACGCTCGGTTGGGCGCGCGTACTTGCGCGCGATAATCCTGCGATGCGATTTCTCTACGTGTCCGGCATGGGCACGGGCGGCAAATCGATGTGGGCGCAAGTCAAAGGCCGCACGGAGAACGATCTGCTCGCGCTGTTGCCCGGCGCGATCATGATTCGTCTGGCCGCATTGCGCCCGATGCACGGCGAACGTTCGAAGGCGCCGGGTGGCGGCGTGTTACTGACGTTGTTGTCGCCGCTGTGGCCGCTGTTCCAAAAACTGTGGCCGAACGCCGTTATCACCACCGAAGAATTGGGACGCGCGATGATCCTGGCCGCACGCAACGACAACACGAAGCGTGTATTAGAGAGCGCCGATCTCGTGGCGCTGGGGCGGCGCGGCGCGGCGCCCTGAAGCGCGATGCGTTGATTTGTCCAACGATGTCGCGCGCGGCCGACAATCACGGCAACGCCGCCTTCAACTGATTTCGTTTCGCCGATCGAACCCATGTGAAAGGGGGTTCGGCGACGGGCGCGATACCGTGCACGTTTCAACGCGATTCATGCGCCAAACCGGCTCGCAGCGGACCGTGGATGCCGGAATTTTGAGATTTCTCTTTGCGGGTGCAGCAAGCGATAACTTGCGGAAAAACTTGGATCGATCTAATTGTCGTGTTGCCATGCAATATCAATTGTCCGACTAATTACTTGTGCATCAATAAGATATCTTTAGAAATTCTAAATTTGAATCGATACAAATTCTTGTTGACATCGTACTTTTCCTATCCTAATGATTAGCTCGCTCGTGACACTGGGTACAACGTTGTCACAGCATTTGGATCGATTGAAACAATCAGTATCCGGAGGACTCAGGGGACGGCGCGGTTAGGCGGTTATCTCGCCTCGGCAGGCGCCAGTAGTTGGGTCGGTTACGCATCACTGAACACGTATGACGGAAGGCCACGGCGACCGCCATGGCCCAGGGGTCGGTTTGTGCCCAAAAAAAGCATCGCGAATGCGGGCACCACAGCAATCAATTCGAAAGGTGAGGGGAGGCAAATGAGCAAGAATCAATTTCGTTTGGGGACCAGCTTGCAGGCCAGCATTCGCATTGGCCTATGGGCTGCCGCATTAGTCAGCGCTCCGGTATTCGCGCAGAGCATTACCGGCGGCGTGTACGGCAATTCGCCGGCAGGCGCGGACGTAGAAGTCACCAGCCCGTCGACGGGCTACGACGCCACCGTGCATGCCGACGCCAACGGGCACTACAACGTGACCGGCTTGATGCCCGGCAACTACGTCGTGAAATTGTTGCGCGGCGGCCAGGTGGTCGATCAGCGCAACGTGGTGGTGCAAGCCGGTTCCAACAGCGCTGCGATTTTCACCGCAGCGGCGGCGCCGGGTAACGTGAAAGAGTTGAACTCGGTCACCGTGACCGCCTCGCAGCCGACGGTCAATGCGATCGACGTGACGACGAGCCAGCAGATCCAGACCTGGGATTCGAAAGACATCAACCGTCTGCCGGTGATCAATCCCGACCTGCTTACCGTCGCCTCGATGCAGGCGAATGTCGCCGCCGTCACCAGCTCGCACGGCAACGCGCCGCAGTTCAACGGCGCATCGGGCACCGAGAACCGTTACTTCCTCAACGAGTTCAACGTCACCGACATGCAGCAGGGTTCGGTGCCGGACAAAATTCCGAACGAAGCGCTCGCGACCGTTTCCACCATCGATGGCGGCATGGACGCGAAATACGGCAGCGCCATGGGCGGCGTGATCGCCGGCACGATCAAGCAAGGTTCGAACGACTTCAAAGCCGGCGTGGATCTGGCGTTTACGCCCGCCACCGGCACGCTCAACGAAAACCCGCGCAACACGTATAACTACAACGGCCAGCTGACCAACGCCAACCAGTTGAACCATTGGTCGCCGAGCCTGTTGCAGGATTACTGGGCGTCGGGTTCGATCATCAAGGACAAGTTGTTCTACTACGTGCTCGCCGAAATCGAGCCGAACAACTACGGCCAGGGCGTGCAGGGCGTCAATCCGACCGAAACCTACAACTCCAACACCAAGACGCTCAACGAAAACCGCAACAAGCAGTTCCTCGGCAACTTCACTTGGAACATCGCCGCCGGTCATACGTTGAATCTCTTTATCGATCGTCAAAGCAACCTGCAGACGCAATCGCAGTATGCGCTGTCGACGCCGTACGATCCTTCCAGTGCGGCCCCCGGACTGGACAACTGGAGCGGCAACGCGTGGCACGACACCATGGCGGTGGCCAACTACCACGGCCAGATCACCGACACGTTGTCCGTCTCGGCGATGGCGGGTACGTCGCAGCAGTACTTCTCTTCGTATAACCAGTACGGCATCGACATTCCGTATCTGCAATACACCAACCCGGACACGAAGCAGACGACGCAGCCGGCCGGCAACGGCGCCAGCAGTCTGTACTACATGAAGTACCGCATGATGGGCGCGCGCGTCGACTTCACCTGGAACGTGACCGACAACCACGAAGTCACCTTCGGCGGCGAGCGTTACAGCCCGACCATGGCGCAGGCGAACATCCCGAACGCGAATTCGTGGACGTACAGCTACTGCAGCACGTCCTTGGGACCGACCGAGCCTTGCAACATCAACGGCGTGTCGGTGGCGCCGGGCACGAAGTTCGTAAGTTTGAACTACGCGCCCCGCATCTACTACAACAGCTCGCCCACCTACGGTTTCTACCTGGGCGACAGCTGGCATTTCGCGCCGAACTGGACGGCGTATGTCGGCGGGCGTTACGACAATTACGCCATGACCGACAACATCAACACCAAGATGTACAGCAAGGGCAACTTCTTGCCGCGCGTCGGCGTGGCATGGGACGTCCATGGCGATTCGACGCTGAAGATCGGCGCCACCGCGGGTGAATACTCCGAAGGCATTCCGCTTTACTTCAACGCGTACGGCGGCACGCCGGGCCAGGGTTACATCCACACCAACACCACGTACACCTACACCGGCGTCAACGCCGACGGTACGCCGAGCGGTTTGACGCAAGTTGGTCCCGTGCAAGGCAGCTCCGGCAGCGGTCTGCATTACCTGACGCCCGGCCAGTTCATTTCGAGCACCACGCAAAACGCCAAGCTGAAGCAGTTCTCGATCTACGCGCAGCAGAAGATCGGTGACAGCTGGACCGCAGGCGCAACGTTCTTCACCAGCGAACTGACCGGCCTGCCGAACATCTACAACAATATCGATCAGCTGAAGGCGTACCTCACCAACAAGGGTTACCCGAACGCGGTGTTCCTCGGCCAGTACCTGATCACGCCGGGCAAGGACATCAATATTCCGGTGCAGTTGAACGGTCCGAACAGTCCGTTGACGCAAGTCAACTTCCCGAACAGCTACATCGGTTTCTCCTCGCTGCGACGCAAGATCTATCAGCTCAGTCTGACCATGGATCACGCGTACTCCGAGGAAGAGCCGTACTACCTCAGCGCGTCGTACACGTGGCGTCATGAGTTCGGCAATACCGACGGCACCACCAGCTACGCGGGCGGTGGTAACAACACCGGTGCGACCGGCTACGACGGCGGCTTGAACGCACCGGGCTTCCTGCAAGGCGCAGCCGGCAATCTCGGCGATGATATTCCGTCCACCTTCAAGGCGTTCGGTTACTACAAGTTCGCTCATCAGGACAATTTCCTGAAGGGTCTGCGTGTGGGCGGCGCACTGACGTATTACGCGGGCGGTCCGGTCGATTGCTTGTCCCAATATCCGCAAAACGGCACCTTGGCGATCGGCAGCAACCAGCTCGGCAACAACAACGCGTATTACTGCAACACGTTGTCCAACGTGCTGGCCGGTCAATCGCCGATTTCCAACACCATCAACTACACGCGTGGCAGCTACGGTCGTCTGCCGTCGTACAAGCAGGTGGATCTGGATATCGGCTACGACTGGGAGATCCCCAACAACACCTTCTCGCTGGATTTGAAGGTGCTCAACCTGTTCAACTCCAACACCGTTACCTCGTACGTCACCAACATGAGCAACGGCAACGGGCAGTTCAATCCGAACTTTATGCAGCCCAATACGTTCCAGCAGCCGCGCACCGGCGAATTGGTGTTCCGCTGGCAGTTCCATTGATCGTTTGACGCTGTACTCGCTGTAACATCGATGCCTCCATGTCCCTATTGCATGGAGGCATCTTTGTTTTGCGCTCACGCCACGTCTGGCGTCCGGAGACGGATTTGAATTCGCTACTGCAAAGTCTGGATTCCGAAGCGGCGAATCGCGTGATGGCTGCGGCGCAAGCGTTGGAATCGAATCGTCCCGATCAGGCGGCCGCACACTTGGCGCCGGTGCTGGGTAGTCATCCGGACCATCCGGAAGTGCTGCGACTGCATGCGAGTTTGCTCAGCATGCGCGGCGAACGCGGCGCTGCTTTGCGCGCGATGCAACGCGCGCTGGAACAATGCCCGCACGACGCGATGTATCGCAACGCATACGCCATCCTGCTGGCGGACGTGGGCGATATCGATCAAGCCATCGACGAACTGCGTCGCGCCTGCGAACTTCAACCGGGCTTTGTCATGGCCTGGTACAACCTCGGCCTGTTTTTGACGCGCAGCGCGCGCTTCGACGAAGCACGCGACGCGCTGCGACGCGCCGTCGACGTGGCGCCGAACTACGCTGCGGCACGCGCGCAACTCGCCGACCTGCTGCGCATGGACAACTTCCGTGACGAAGCGATCGCCGAATACCGCAAGCTGATCGCCGAGCAACCGTGGGCCGGGATGGCGTGGTGGGGTTTGGCGGAAATCAAAACGCTGCGCTTGGATCGCAGCGACAGCGACGCCATGCAGCGCGCGCTCGCGCATCCGCGTGCGAACGACGGTGATCGCATCGCCCTAGGTTTCGCTTTGGCCAAGGCGATGGACGATCAAGGCCGCTATGGCGAATCGCTGCAAGCACTGGTTTCGGCGAACGATATCGCGCGACAGCATCGAACATGGAACGCTGCGGCCGTCGCTGCAACGATCGATTCAATTCGCGCCACGGCCTGCACAACTCACGCAGGACAAGATCTCGGTGCGGAAGTGATCTTTATCGTCGGCATGCCGCGCTCGGGCTCGACGCTGATCGAACAAATTCTCGCATCGCACTCCAGCGTCGAAGGCGCCGCCGAATTGACGGACTTGCCGATGCTGATTGCGGAGGAGTCGAACAAACGGAAAAAAGCCTACCCGCACTGGCTGCCGGATATGGGCTCGGAGGATTGGTTCGCGCTAGGACAGCGGTATCTGGAGCGCACCGCACGTTGGCGCAAACAGCGTCCGATCTTCACCGACAAGTTGCCGAACAACTGGATGCATATCGGCATGATTCGCGCGATGTTGCCGGGCGCGCGCATCGTCATCAGTCGCCGCGACGCACTCGAAACGTGTTTCTCGTGTTACCGGCAGTATTTTCCCGGAAACGACTACACGCGTTCGTTTGCGGATCTCGCATCGTATTGGCGCAGCCTCGATGCCGTGGCACGTTATTGGACGCAGAAAGAACGCGCGCATGTGCGTGAACACGTGTACGAAGACTTGCTCAAAGATCCCGAGCATTCCATTCGCGCATTGTTGGCATTTTGCGGTTTGCCATTCGAAGAAGCGTGCTTGCGCTTCAACGAAACGGAGCGCTCAGTCGGTACGCCGAGCGCCATGCAAGTGCGGCAACCGTTGCGCACCGACACGGCGCGCGCGCCGCGCTACGGCGCGCTATTGAATCCATTGCGCGAAGCGCTCGGTCTTCCGCCTTTATAGGCTGGAATTTTCATTCCAGCCTACTTGGCTGTCGTCGCATTTAAACGGATTTATTCACCGATTATGCGGACGCAGCATCCAGTAAATCCATGAATTGCTTAGATCGATCTAATTGACCGTGCTGTTGTGCAGCAGCGTTTTGACAAAACTTTCATATCTTTCAACAAGATGCATTTAGAAAATCTAAATTTGAATCGATATAAATTCTTGTTGACATTGCCTTTTTACTGCCTTATTCATTAGCTCGCTCGTGATTTTAGTCCAACGTTGTCACGGGCATTTGGATCGATTGAAAAATCAGTATCCGGAGGACTCTGGGGAAAGGCGTGACAAGGCGGCGTCGCCTGCAGCACACGCCGGTGATTGGGTCGGTTTGCGTATCTCTGAAAGCAGTGCCGAAAGGTCATGGCGACAGCCATGGCTCAGGGAGGTTTTGCGTCTTTCAAACCGTGTCGCCAAAGAGGGAGGCGACATGCGATGCAAGCGCGATGTCGATGTTCGACGGTTTGCGTTTCGATTCCTAAGTCGGATGGTGTTGCGGCAAACCCCTCGTGTCGCAGCACCGTTCGCAATGTGATTTCTCAGCAGCGCCGAATGCCTTTGGCCGCGCATCTGATGTATCGGGCTTGTTTGGCAATCCGCGCGTTTTCGTCCAATCCATGTTTGGGGAGCGTGTCCATGAAGCATACGAAGAGTCGTCGTTCGCGGTTGCGTCGCACGTCGTTAGCGCTGCTTTCTGTTACGGCGCTGGCGTTCGCGTGCGGTAGCGCGAATGCGCAGACAACGGGTTATACCGGCATCTATGGCGGCGGCCCGTTGTACAAGCACGTAGCGGCCAATATTTCGGAGATCGAAAACTCCGGTTTCACCGAAGTGATCGTGTGGAGCGTCGAAGTGAGCTCCGCGGGCGATCTGAATCTCAACGGCGAATTTCCGCTTACGTCCGGCGGCACTTATGTCGGCAATAACACGTATCCATCGTTCGCCGCAGATCTGGTGACGATGAAGCAGGGCACGCCCAAACGCATCACGCTCAGCATCGGTTCGTCGAACGTCGGCGATTTCCAGGACATCAAGGCCCTGGTCAATTCGCAGGGCACGGGACCGAGCAGCATTCTCTACAAAGATTTCCAAGCGCTGAAAGCCGCGCTGCCGTCGGTCGATGCGATCGATTTCGACGACGAAAACAGTTACGACTCCGCCTCAACCGTCGCGTTTGCGGTAATGCTGGGCAATCTCGGTTATCACGTGACGGTTTCGCCGTACACCAACGCGTCGTATTGGACATCGGTGGTGTCGCAGATCAACACCCAGCTCGCCGGCACGGTCGACGGCGTGCATCTGCAAGCGTATTCCGGTGGTGCGGGCAACAGTCCGTGCTCGGGTTGGAGTTTCGGCAGTGTGCCGGTCTATCCCGGGTTGTGGGACAGCAACGACACGCCGCCGCAGATGCAAAGCCAGATGAGCAGCTGGCATTCGCAATGCTCGATCACCGGTGGCTTCCTATGGTTGTACGACGACATCGTCGGCAAAACGTATAACGGCGGCAACGAAACGGCCGCGTACGCCAGCGCCATCAATACCGGTGTTGGCGGCAACACCGCGACCACCGGCATCTATGGCATCTACAGCGACGGAACGGCGTTCAGCACCGGTGGACTCGACGGCAACGGTTACGCGTATTCCTCCAACCTGCTCGGCACATCGCAGACGTGGAACGGCGCTACCTTCACCATCGGCGCGGCCAACACGGTCAATGTCGAAAGCGGTGGCACCCTCAATCTGACGCAAGGCCAGTACAGCGAGTTGAGCGTGCTGGCGACCGGCATCAATGGCGGTCAGACGGCGCAAACCTTCCAAGTCAACTACACCGACGGCACCAGCACGGTGATCAGTCAGAGCATCAGCGATTGGTTTACGCCGTCGAGTTATCCGGATGAGGCGAAGGCCGTCACGATGGCGTATCGCAACACCAGCACCGGTACCAAGGACAACCGCACGTTCTATCTGTACGGCTATGCGTTCCCGATCGACAGCACCAAGACGGTCAAGAGCGTCACTTTGCCGAACAATCGCAACGTGGTCGTCGTGTCGTATGCGCTGAGCAATCCGTCGATCAACGCGACGCCGGTCAGTCTTGCATCGGCGTTCAACAAAACCGGCATCTACAACGACGGGGCAACGTTCTCGTCAACCGGCGGCGTCGACAATGTCGGCGATGCGTATTCGGCGCAGCTGTTCGGTTCGTCGCTGGAATTCAACGACGTGCTGTATCGCTTCGGCGCCGCCAACGCCGCCAACGACGTCAGTGCGACGGGTCAGACGATCACGTTGCCGGCTGGTCAGTTCTCCAGCCTGCAACTGCTCGCGGCTGCGGTGAACGGAAGCCAGACGTCGCAAACCTTCAAGGTGACTTACACCGACGGCACCAGCTCGACCTTTACGCAAAGCATCAGCGATTGGTTCACGCCGCAAAGTTATGCCGGCGAATTGCAGGCGGCGAAATTGCCGTACCGCGATACGTATAGCGGCGGTCGCGACAGCCGCACGTTCTATCTCTACAACTACAAACTCAGCCTCAACAACGCCAAGACCGTTCAGAGCATCACGCTACCGAACAACGCCAACGTGCAGATCGCGGCGATGACGCTGGTGCAATAGTCAAACATCGGTGCACGGGAAGTGAAAAGCATGTCGACGCATGCTGCTGAATTTCCCGTGCGCCGTCGTTGCGAAGTTCATGAAAAGTCCCGGTAATCACCCATTGGTGAACCAGCGAAGACTTCTTCGCTGGTCTTTTTTTAGGTGCGCTTCGAAAGCATGTGAGCTAACGTACCGCGGCAACGTTCGACACAGGGTCCGGTTATTTAAGGATGTCGACCATGACGCAACACGATGCGGCGACGCTCGTTTTCGAGAAAAGGCACAGCCGACTGGCATTTGCGAAAGAATGTTATCGATGGGGCATGATTCAGCTGCTTCGGCAGCAATCGAACAAACACATTGCTGAGCACCGAAAGCAACTGGTGGTGTTTTCGTTCGACTTTATTGCGCACAACATCAATCTCAACGGCGTTTACGAGAAAGACGACCTCGATACCTTTTTCGAATGGCTTGAGTCGAGCGGCGTCGATTTAAAAGACGCCACGGCGATCGATATCGGCGCCAATATCGGCAATCACAGCCTGTATTTCTCCAGTCACTTCAAACGCGTGGTGAGCTTCGAGCCCCATCCGCGTATCTTCAAAGTGCTGTCGCTCAACGCCGAACTTGTCGACAACCTGACGTGCCACAACGTTGGCCTGTCCGATCAAGAGGGCAGCGCGATCTTGTCGGGTCCGGCGAACAATTTCGGCCGCTCGACCATCGGCGAGCTGCGAGATGCGCGATCGGTCGATATCATGCTGACGACGCTCGATACATTTCGCGAGTTCGACAACGTCAAGCTGATCAAGATTGATGTCGAAGGCCACGAATACAAAGTGCTGCAAGGCGCCAAAAACGTGATTCAGCAACACAAGCCGATCATTTTGTTCGAGCAGCACGTCGAAGACTTCAAGAACGGCGAATCGCAGATCCTGTCGTTGCTGAAGGAGTTCGGCTATAGAAGCTTCGCCACCGTCAGGCGATATCCGCTGCCGTTGCCGTCGGCGCTGAAATTCCTCGTCACGCCGTTGCAGCGCATCGTGCAGGGCGAGCAAACCAGAATCGTCCAGACCAGCCGCATCGCGCCGGATTTTTACAGCTTCATCATTGCGCTGCCCGACTGGATGCAGACGACAGCGCAATAGCCCTTTTTAGAGGGATGCTTACCGCGCCATGCCCGTTTCGGGGTGTCCAACCGAATGTCCATATCTGCTGATGCCGCACGCGCACGACCAAGGTATCCAGGTCGGGCTGCATAAACAGTTCTAAGCGATCGGGGATAAGGGCGCTGCGAAACTCAGATAGGCCCCCGTTCCCGGCGACGAAGTAACGCTTAACGTTGCGCCGAGCCGTGTCGCGCGAGCACGCAGGCTGGGCAAGCCTGCGCCATGCGTTTTCGTATAGCTCGCGTCGAAACCTTGCCCATCGTCGCGCACTTCCACGCTCAGCGTGTCGCCGTCGCGGCGAATACGCACCAGCACCTGCGATGCGCGGCTGTGCTTGAACACATTGGTCAGCGCTTCCTGCAGAAAGCGCAGCAACTCCAACGCGCGCGCGGTGCCGAGATTCAAGCCGTCGACACCTTCCATCGCCCAACGGTCTTCAATATCGATGGCTTCGAAACGTTGACTCCAGCGATGCCGAAGCGGCGCGATCAGCGCGGCCAGATCGTTATCTTGCTCGTGCGTGGTGGTGTCGATGATCAGGCGTAAATCGTCGCGCAGTTCCTTCAACGTGGCGACGACTTGTCCGGCTTCCGGCGGACGGCGCGGATCTTCGAGCGTACTGATGGCGGATAGCAGACTGCCGCCGAAGCCGTCGTGCAAATCGCGCACCAGATTGAGTCGCTCGCCGATGCGCACATTGTTGATGGCCAGATCGTGCTCACGCTTCAGCGTTTCGGACAGCGTCTGTGTGGCGGCGTCGACTTCGTGCTGCAGTTCCACGGTGTAATTTTCAGCGCGACGCATGGCTGCCGCAAAACGATACGCCAGTGCGACACCCATGCCGATGATGGTCAACGAGGACGTATCCGACAATAAATAGATATCGCTGTGAAAGATGTTGAAAAGCAACAGCAAGTCATGCACAGAAACAATGATAGGAATCAACAGACTTGCCGCGAGCGCGACGTTGTCCGCGCGCCGATGTCGCAAGGCGTAGCCGATAAAGCCGAGAATCGACACGTAATACGTGCACGCCCCGATAAGAAAATCGATATTGCGGTAAGGGCCGGCTTGATGCGGAAACAGCAGCGCGACACCCAAAAGCGCGACACATAAAAGAAGCATGCACCGCTCGATGCGTTTCCACCGCTTGCCGGCATAGCGCAGCAGAAAAATCGAAAATGTCACCGCCGACACGGCCCATGTTGCGGCGATGATCGCCTGCCACGCATCGGTGCTATCGAAGGGCCACGGGCTGGAAACGACATCATTGATGCCGTACAGCGCGGAAAACAGATTGCTCAGCGCATACCACCCGTAGTAGCTGTCCTGCCGGCGCATCAGCCAAAGTATGAAAAACAATCCGCCGAACACCAGGCCAACCGATTGATCGAACCATTTCGTGTCGTAGCGATGGAATTCGCCGCGACGCTGGCGCTCCTGGATCAGTACCGGGTTTCCGACCGAAACCACGCCGAGTCCGGGCTGATAGGAGGAAAAGCCCGACACACGCACCAGCAATTCGTTCTGACCTGCGCGCAGCAGCGGTCGATCCGCCAGAAAATAATGCGGACGACTCCAGCTGCGCGAAAGCGGCTCGGTGAGATGCGTATCGCTATAGACCAGACTGCCGTTGAGGTACAGCGCGTAGGCGCTATTGATGTAGTCGATCAGCAATCCCACCGGCTTGTCGGCGCTGGCCTGATTCCAGCGCAAGCGATACCACACCACGCCGTTGTGATGCGGCCACCGCGTATCCCAGAAATCGATCAGTGTTACCGGCGTCCAGCCGTCCACAGGAGGCGTCTGCGATGGCCAATCGGCTGGCGCGGCATCGGCAGTTTGAATGTCGATGGTTGCGGTGTTCGACGCCAACGTCTGTTGCGCCGACGCGGGACACGCGAACCACGCGCAAACGAGCCACAGGGCAAACCATTTGCGCATGCTTAGAGCAATCCCATCGATTTGGCTTCGAACACCGCCGCCGTGCGCGAGCTGACCGCCAGCTTGCGATAGATGCTCTTCGTATAGCCTTCGATGGTGAAGCGCGAAAGCCCTGTGAGTTCGGCGATTTCGCGATTGCTGAATCCGCGCGCCACGAACTGCAAAATTTCCGATTCGCGATCGGATAGCGACCGACTCTCGCTCCTTTCCGCGGGCGCAGCGGAAGGCGATGCGGCGGGCGCGAGCGAAACAAACGCGAGAATGCGGCGCGCGATCAGCGGATCGATCAAGGCGCCGCCGCGACGGATAGCCTGCAGCGAGGCCCGCAGCTCCGTGTCGTCGCGTTCTTTCATCAAATAACCGACCGCGCCACTGCGTAGCGCCGTCAACACCACTTCCTCGTGACCCCACGCGGAGATCGCAACCGTCATGGTGTCGGCATGATGTTGCGCGATCCAGGCGATCAGTTCGAGCCC is a genomic window containing:
- a CDS encoding SDR family NAD(P)-dependent oxidoreductase — its product is MNKSFGATSTTDEVLDGIDLNGKRILVTGVSAGLGVETARALAARGTLVVGTARDLAKAENATKGVRADARGQGGLELIELDLASLASVRRCAERLLERDERFDAIIANAGVMACPYGLTEDGFETQFGTNHLGHFVLINRIASLIKDGGRLVNLSSTGHRYADVDLDDPNFERTEYAEFIAYGRSKTANILFAVEFDRRHKHRGVRATAVHPGGIRTELGRHIYPDEAMLQQRIDEINELHKAAGKPPFRMKSVPQGAATSVWAAVVADANDVGGRYCEDCHVGAVVTDSNLDAVSEGVRPYALDADRAKALWAKSEIMVSESF
- a CDS encoding TetR/AcrR family transcriptional regulator; this translates as MATAKKKSATSRKPRADAERNRLHLTDVAKKAFAERGGDVTLDEIAKRAGVGIGTLYRHFPTRDAMLQAVYRHEVEQLAGAVDALLKTKPPLDALRAWLRLFVDYLGTKKIILPALNAATSDNSALFAYSSTQIREAADRLIARAIEHGDVRKDVRPMDLLYAVFGFSNSNDPDDWAPRAYRLIDILIAGLASDSPAVANKKTTSSGKA
- a CDS encoding epimerase, which codes for MKVILFGATGMVGKGVLRQCLLDPKIEAVLSIGRKPSGVSDPKLRDLVCPDMFDADAHAGQFHDYDACFFCLGVSSVGMSEADYTHLTYDLTLGWARVLARDNPAMRFLYVSGMGTGGKSMWAQVKGRTENDLLALLPGAIMIRLAALRPMHGERSKAPGGGVLLTLLSPLWPLFQKLWPNAVITTEELGRAMILAARNDNTKRVLESADLVALGRRGAAP
- a CDS encoding carboxypeptidase regulatory-like domain-containing protein, yielding MSKNQFRLGTSLQASIRIGLWAAALVSAPVFAQSITGGVYGNSPAGADVEVTSPSTGYDATVHADANGHYNVTGLMPGNYVVKLLRGGQVVDQRNVVVQAGSNSAAIFTAAAAPGNVKELNSVTVTASQPTVNAIDVTTSQQIQTWDSKDINRLPVINPDLLTVASMQANVAAVTSSHGNAPQFNGASGTENRYFLNEFNVTDMQQGSVPDKIPNEALATVSTIDGGMDAKYGSAMGGVIAGTIKQGSNDFKAGVDLAFTPATGTLNENPRNTYNYNGQLTNANQLNHWSPSLLQDYWASGSIIKDKLFYYVLAEIEPNNYGQGVQGVNPTETYNSNTKTLNENRNKQFLGNFTWNIAAGHTLNLFIDRQSNLQTQSQYALSTPYDPSSAAPGLDNWSGNAWHDTMAVANYHGQITDTLSVSAMAGTSQQYFSSYNQYGIDIPYLQYTNPDTKQTTQPAGNGASSLYYMKYRMMGARVDFTWNVTDNHEVTFGGERYSPTMAQANIPNANSWTYSYCSTSLGPTEPCNINGVSVAPGTKFVSLNYAPRIYYNSSPTYGFYLGDSWHFAPNWTAYVGGRYDNYAMTDNINTKMYSKGNFLPRVGVAWDVHGDSTLKIGATAGEYSEGIPLYFNAYGGTPGQGYIHTNTTYTYTGVNADGTPSGLTQVGPVQGSSGSGLHYLTPGQFISSTTQNAKLKQFSIYAQQKIGDSWTAGATFFTSELTGLPNIYNNIDQLKAYLTNKGYPNAVFLGQYLITPGKDINIPVQLNGPNSPLTQVNFPNSYIGFSSLRRKIYQLSLTMDHAYSEEEPYYLSASYTWRHEFGNTDGTTSYAGGGNNTGATGYDGGLNAPGFLQGAAGNLGDDIPSTFKAFGYYKFAHQDNFLKGLRVGGALTYYAGGPVDCLSQYPQNGTLAIGSNQLGNNNAYYCNTLSNVLAGQSPISNTINYTRGSYGRLPSYKQVDLDIGYDWEIPNNTFSLDLKVLNLFNSNTVTSYVTNMSNGNGQFNPNFMQPNTFQQPRTGELVFRWQFH